A stretch of Capricornis sumatraensis isolate serow.1 chromosome 10, serow.2, whole genome shotgun sequence DNA encodes these proteins:
- the HNRNPF gene encoding heterogeneous nuclear ribonucleoprotein F, translating into MMLGPEGGEGFVVKLRGLPWSCSVEDVQNFLSDCTIHDGVAGVHFIYTREGRQSGEAFVELESEDDVKLALKKDRESMGHRYIEVFKSHRTEMDWVLKHSGPNSADTANDGFVRLRGLPFGCTKEEIIQFFSGLEIVPNGITLPVDPEGKITGEAFVQFASQELAEKALGKHKERIGHRYIEVFKSSQEEVRSYSDPPLKFMSVQRPGPYDRPGTARRYIGIVKQAGLERMRSGAYSAGYGGYEEYSGLSDGYGFTTDLFGRDLSYCLSGMYDHRYGDGEFTVQSTTGHCVHMRGLPYKATENDIYNFFSPLNPVRVHIEIGPDGRVTGEADVEFATHEEAVAAMSKDRANMQHRYIELFLNSTTGASNGAYSSQMMQGMGVSTQSTYSGLESQSVSGCYGAGYGGQNSMGGYD; encoded by the coding sequence ATGATGTTGGGCCCTGAGGGAGGTGAAGGCTTTGTGGTCAAGCTCCGTGGCCTGCCCTGGTCCTGCTCTGTTGAGGATGTGCAGAATTTCCTCTCCGACTGCACGATCCATGACGGGGTCGCAGGTGTTCATTTTATCTACACTAGAGAAGGCAGGCAGAGTGGTGAGGCTTTTGTTGAACTTGAatcagaagatgatgtaaaattgGCCCTTAAAAAAGACAGGGAAAGCATGGGACATCGGTACATTGAAGTGTTCAAGTCCCACAGAACCGAGATGGATTGGGTGTTGAAGCACAGTGGTCCAAACAGTGCTGACACTGCCAATGATGGTTTCGTGCGACTTCGAGGACTCCCGTTTGGATGCACCAAGGAAGAGATCATTCAGTTCTTCTCAGGGTTGGAAATCGTGCCAAACGGGATCACATTGCCTGTGGACCCCGAGGGCAAGATTACAGGGGAAGCCTTTGTGCAGTTTGCCTCACAGGAGTTAGCAGAGAAGGCTCTAGGGAAGCACAAGGAGAGAATAGGGCACAGGTATATTGAGGTGTTCAAGAGCAGTCAGGAAGAAGTTAGATCATACTCGGATCCCCCACTGAAGTTCATGTCAGTGCAGCGGCCAGGGCCCTATGACCGCCCTGGCACAGCTAGGAGGTATATTGGCATCGTCAAGCAGGCAGGCCTGGAGAGGATGAGGTCTGGTGCCTACAGTGCAGGCTATGGGGGTTATGAGGAGTACAGCGGCCTCAGTGATGGCTATGGCTTCACCACCGACCTGTTTGGGAGAGACCTCAGTTACTGTCTCTCTGGAATGTACGACCACCGGTATGGAGATGGCGAGTTCACTGTCCAGAGCACCACTGGACACTGCGTCCACATGAGAGGTCTGCCCTACAAAGCCACAGAGAACGACATTTACAACTTCTTCTCCCCACTCAACCCTGTGAGAGTCCACATTGAGATTGGCCCTGATGGAAGAGTGACCGGCGAAGCTGATGTTGAATTTGCCACTCATGAAGAAGCCGTGGCGGCCATGTCCAAAGACAGGGCCAACATGCAACATCGATACATAGAACTTTTCTTGAATTCCACGACAGGGGCCAGCAACGGGGCATATAGCAGCCAGATGATGCAGGGCATGGGCGTGTCAACCCAGTCCACTTACAGTGGCCTTGAGAGCCAGTCTGTGAGCGGCTGTTACGGGGCTGGCTATGGTGGCCAGAACAGCATGGGTGGATATGACTAG